Proteins from one Flavobacterium sp. N2038 genomic window:
- a CDS encoding T9SS type A sorting domain-containing protein, translating to MKKIIYLLALITSSIVYSQSGIKTVKIDNPPAINKITGTTVNSSGFNLSNGSITLDPISGGITAGVGPYTYTWKKGTNTYPGTSSTLSNLGPGTYTVTVTENGACIKTEDFPVTEPGDLIPKYTGATFIPCNGGTTSLTADADGGFLGKDGAYTFLWEITYLDNKTETKNGPTVTGKAGTYILTVFDNASPQNKKSKTIPVTQNPALGIKDLVVNNVTCKTKNDGAIAFKIIGGSGAYDISWTNSAVTIPSRTGLPPGKYRYTITDQNYPTCSLTADIDIKEPTAPLSVTATVTQPSLANNDGEIKLNPVGGIISGESATYSYKWTKDGDPSFPSDDVAEKVGLSNGTYHIIVTSSSGCPYQVDVKLEALNIKLIQQDNVKCYGAATGSLTVQGAGGTIVSDYGYQWYKNGVKIAGATTKTITGLTGKIGEIYTVEVSDAKITISDSYTITEPLAPLTATTTVAQKKDVSCNGGSDGTIAISVLGGTPGYTYLWSNNSTNKDQNNLKAGFYSVTVTDLNGCSTSIPNIEIKQPAPIVIPNATITKVNIYGQSTGAITLPLITGGNGGYTYKWTYDLDAAFKKTTKDISGLKAGFYTLEVRDAKENVADNAGCIATRIFEVEENPDLIVALQETKNIQCFGDANGLIKANVIGGVPDYTYEWYKNNVKMTGETQSFIENIGFGLYHVIVKDAVGSSKTTIAYNLKQPGKLIVSLANKTNVLCYGNATGVININITGGTTTNKPYSIQWKKDGVDYSTAEDLVSLGFGKYNLVITDDNLCQTSFSTDIEITQPAAPLKITTLDVKNLSGFETKNGSIKVEISGGTTPYNYSWINQTTNTAVSGTTMIDKLEIGTYKLTITDPNGCAIDASYTLIQPDKLLITSITEIESIKCNGYKEAVLQAKITGGAPIGVADTDKNYIYKWYNKTNPSVVVSTTNPSETLIAGTYYLVVDDGFGNSYASNEVVINEPTPIKINFTQTNVSCKNQYDGAIHITTSGGTGAHTVTWSKTSDADPNSISNLYAGNYSVTVRDANNCSTTQNFVITEPQILAISKVVKTPPSAVGVDDASIAVTVQGGTANYNFQWYDQNMNLIYTDSNKASNTSIYNIYAGQYFISVTDANGCSIIARDLDKVDPLFIDVVQINTVQCQGAATASIKALTSGGLPDYRYKWYEINNPAVVVGQAETLTNVKAGTYYVIATDSFDKSIQSQNITITEPTLLTNSLSADYVRCGDGKDWTIVSNASQGTAPYTYLWNTGAKTPNLTDTVSGTYTLTVTDKNGCTVVNTINLVTPEHLDASEKIKIPTCYEGSDATIVVTPIAGTAPYKYLWNTGEKTNTLSNAAAGEYTVEITDARGCIISRTYSIVNPPKDVIYLGEDVTLCFDQTLTINATIDDDKATYSWTSDQGFKSTQAMITVSQPANYTVLVTNKLGCTATDTIKISSQQTAISAEFAISSQVFRNEKIIIVDISNPAADKIEWVLPANATVISKNSDFAEISFSEAGEYDITLNTTKGDCTAYQTKQILVTEGEFEENNPNETAKSFDLKIYPNPSNGIFTVDVTLDKIMPANVKVYNLNNNLLIDSKTDSGKSNYQFNFSLTGLPSGVYFVLFESQQGSKLRKIIIQ from the coding sequence ATGAAAAAAATTATATATTTATTAGCGTTAATTACTAGTTCAATTGTCTATTCTCAAAGCGGAATTAAAACAGTAAAAATTGATAATCCACCTGCTATTAATAAAATTACGGGTACTACTGTTAATTCTTCTGGCTTTAACCTGTCAAATGGCAGCATTACACTTGATCCGATATCTGGAGGTATAACTGCCGGTGTGGGGCCATATACTTATACCTGGAAAAAAGGTACTAATACTTATCCGGGAACATCCAGTACCCTTTCTAATCTTGGGCCTGGAACTTATACAGTAACTGTTACGGAAAATGGTGCTTGTATTAAAACTGAGGATTTTCCAGTAACTGAACCAGGTGATCTTATCCCTAAATATACAGGTGCAACATTTATTCCATGTAATGGAGGAACTACCTCTTTAACAGCTGATGCTGATGGTGGTTTTCTTGGTAAAGATGGGGCTTATACTTTCTTATGGGAAATAACATATCTTGATAATAAAACAGAAACTAAAAACGGTCCAACTGTTACGGGTAAAGCAGGTACATACATACTTACAGTATTTGATAATGCCAGCCCTCAAAACAAAAAAAGCAAAACCATTCCTGTTACACAAAATCCTGCATTAGGTATTAAGGATTTAGTTGTAAATAATGTAACCTGCAAAACTAAAAACGACGGAGCAATCGCATTTAAGATAATAGGCGGAAGTGGTGCTTATGACATATCATGGACTAATAGTGCCGTTACTATTCCATCAAGAACTGGTTTGCCTCCGGGAAAATATAGATATACAATTACGGATCAAAATTATCCTACCTGTAGCTTAACTGCAGATATTGACATTAAAGAACCTACAGCTCCACTATCTGTGACAGCAACGGTAACACAACCAAGTCTTGCCAATAATGATGGAGAAATTAAACTTAATCCTGTTGGGGGAATTATCAGCGGTGAAAGCGCTACTTATTCATACAAATGGACCAAAGATGGTGATCCTTCTTTTCCTTCTGATGATGTAGCTGAAAAAGTAGGTCTGTCAAATGGTACCTACCACATTATTGTTACATCATCGTCAGGATGTCCTTATCAGGTAGATGTAAAATTAGAAGCTTTAAATATAAAACTGATACAACAGGATAATGTAAAATGTTACGGAGCTGCAACTGGTTCTCTAACAGTGCAGGGAGCCGGAGGAACAATCGTAAGTGATTATGGCTATCAATGGTATAAAAATGGGGTAAAAATTGCTGGAGCAACTACTAAGACCATTACCGGATTAACCGGGAAAATTGGGGAAATTTACACAGTCGAGGTGTCAGACGCCAAAATTACAATAAGTGACTCATATACAATAACAGAACCTTTGGCCCCACTTACAGCAACAACTACTGTTGCTCAGAAAAAAGATGTTTCTTGTAATGGCGGAAGTGATGGTACAATTGCAATTAGCGTTTTGGGAGGTACTCCGGGATATACCTACTTGTGGAGTAATAATAGCACTAATAAAGATCAAAATAATTTAAAAGCAGGATTCTATTCGGTAACTGTAACTGATTTAAACGGATGTTCAACTTCAATTCCAAACATTGAGATTAAACAACCTGCTCCAATAGTTATTCCTAACGCAACTATAACTAAAGTTAATATTTACGGACAAAGTACCGGAGCCATTACATTGCCATTAATAACTGGTGGTAATGGCGGATATACCTATAAATGGACTTATGATTTGGATGCTGCATTTAAAAAAACTACAAAAGATATTTCCGGACTTAAAGCCGGTTTCTACACTCTTGAAGTTCGGGATGCGAAGGAAAACGTAGCTGACAATGCTGGTTGTATCGCCACCAGAATTTTTGAAGTTGAGGAGAATCCAGATTTAATCGTTGCATTACAAGAAACCAAAAATATTCAATGTTTTGGAGATGCAAATGGATTAATTAAGGCTAATGTAATTGGAGGAGTTCCTGATTATACTTATGAATGGTACAAAAACAATGTAAAAATGACTGGAGAAACCCAATCATTTATAGAAAATATTGGATTTGGCTTATATCATGTAATTGTAAAAGACGCAGTTGGTTCTTCAAAAACAACTATTGCTTACAATTTAAAACAACCAGGCAAATTAATAGTTTCTTTAGCTAATAAAACCAATGTTTTATGTTACGGAAATGCAACTGGTGTCATTAATATTAACATTACAGGTGGTACAACAACTAACAAACCATATTCGATTCAATGGAAAAAAGATGGTGTAGATTATTCTACAGCCGAAGATTTAGTTTCTTTAGGATTTGGTAAATATAATCTGGTAATTACCGATGATAATTTATGTCAGACCTCTTTTAGCACTGATATAGAAATTACTCAACCTGCTGCTCCATTAAAAATAACAACTTTAGATGTAAAAAATTTAAGTGGTTTTGAAACTAAAAATGGAAGTATCAAAGTTGAAATTTCAGGAGGAACTACACCGTACAATTATTCCTGGATCAATCAAACTACAAATACAGCAGTGTCGGGAACTACGATGATTGATAAATTAGAAATTGGCACTTACAAACTAACTATTACTGATCCAAATGGCTGCGCAATAGATGCATCATATACCTTAATTCAACCTGATAAATTACTAATTACTTCGATTACAGAAATCGAATCAATAAAATGTAATGGGTACAAAGAAGCTGTTTTACAAGCCAAAATAACTGGAGGAGCTCCTATAGGAGTTGCTGATACTGATAAAAATTACATCTATAAATGGTATAATAAAACAAATCCTTCTGTAGTAGTATCTACAACCAATCCTTCTGAAACCCTGATTGCAGGTACCTACTATTTAGTAGTTGATGATGGATTTGGAAATAGTTATGCTTCAAATGAAGTGGTGATAAATGAACCTACACCAATTAAAATAAATTTTACACAAACAAATGTTTCATGTAAAAATCAATATGATGGAGCAATTCATATTACTACATCTGGTGGTACGGGTGCGCATACTGTAACATGGAGTAAAACTTCTGATGCTGATCCTAATTCTATAAGCAATCTTTATGCTGGCAATTATTCAGTTACAGTAAGAGATGCAAATAATTGTAGTACAACTCAAAATTTTGTTATTACAGAGCCGCAAATATTAGCAATTAGTAAAGTTGTTAAAACACCTCCATCTGCAGTTGGTGTAGATGATGCCAGTATTGCAGTTACAGTTCAGGGTGGTACTGCTAATTATAATTTTCAATGGTATGATCAAAATATGAATTTAATTTATACCGATAGTAATAAAGCCTCAAATACCAGTATCTATAACATTTATGCGGGTCAATATTTTATTAGTGTTACTGATGCTAATGGCTGTTCTATTATTGCCCGAGATTTAGACAAAGTTGATCCCCTATTTATTGATGTTGTACAAATAAACACGGTACAATGTCAAGGCGCTGCAACGGCAAGTATTAAAGCCCTGACCTCTGGAGGACTTCCGGATTATCGATATAAATGGTATGAAATAAATAATCCTGCTGTTGTTGTTGGACAAGCTGAAACCTTAACAAATGTAAAAGCCGGAACTTATTATGTTATTGCAACAGATTCTTTTGACAAATCTATACAGAGTCAGAATATTACAATTACAGAACCTACTCTATTAACCAATTCTCTTTCTGCCGATTATGTTCGCTGTGGTGATGGAAAGGACTGGACCATTGTTTCAAATGCCTCTCAGGGAACAGCTCCGTACACTTATTTATGGAATACTGGTGCAAAAACACCTAATCTTACAGATACTGTTTCCGGTACTTATACCTTAACTGTTACTGACAAAAATGGCTGTACTGTTGTCAATACAATTAATTTGGTAACACCGGAGCACTTAGATGCATCCGAAAAAATAAAAATACCAACCTGCTATGAAGGTTCAGATGCTACAATCGTAGTAACACCTATCGCCGGAACTGCACCATATAAATACTTATGGAACACAGGTGAAAAAACAAATACATTAAGCAATGCTGCAGCTGGCGAATATACAGTTGAAATAACAGATGCCAGAGGATGTATTATTTCCAGAACTTACTCGATAGTAAATCCGCCAAAAGATGTCATTTATTTAGGTGAAGATGTAACCTTATGTTTTGATCAGACTTTAACCATCAATGCAACTATCGATGATGATAAAGCAACATACTCCTGGACATCAGATCAAGGATTCAAAAGTACTCAGGCAATGATTACAGTTTCTCAACCTGCCAATTATACTGTTTTGGTTACCAATAAATTGGGCTGTACAGCGACAGATACCATTAAAATCTCAAGTCAGCAAACCGCCATAAGTGCCGAGTTTGCAATTTCAAGTCAGGTATTTAGAAATGAAAAAATTATAATTGTTGATATTAGTAACCCTGCCGCAGATAAAATCGAATGGGTTCTACCAGCAAACGCAACAGTAATTTCTAAAAACAGTGATTTTGCCGAAATCAGTTTTAGCGAAGCCGGAGAATATGACATTACATTAAACACCACAAAAGGAGATTGTACAGCATATCAAACTAAACAAATTTTGGTTACCGAAGGCGAATTTGAAGAAAACAATCCTAATGAAACAGCTAAGAGTTTCGATTTGAAAATTTATCCAAATCCGTCAAACGGAATTTTTACAGTAGATGTTACGCTTGATAAAATTATGCCGGCAAATGTAAAAGTCTATAATCTAAACAATAATCTGCTTATAGATTCCAAAACCGATAGCGGCAAGAGTAATTATCAGTTTAACTTTAGTTTAACCGGCCTTCCATCAGGAGTCTATTTTGTACTATTTGAGTCACAACAAGGAAGTAAACTGCGAAAAATCATTATTCAATAA
- a CDS encoding fibronectin type III domain-containing protein, translating into MIKKIHLYLLLLCSFLGSGAYAQTYPVRITTQLIQPSPIYLSSYADATTINSPIKIQLVLNDLTISNRQVRLKIYFQGNGIAFNTNDFVVGAKPLYLEGGFPLQLTNVDLAPYFEYQNLLGINPNQYAQPLPEGIYNIYVEVYDFATNKKLSSKTGTTTIIFQNEPPFLNLPLNNASIMQQNIQNIVFGWTPRSINVSNVEYEFSLVEIWDKYTPVQNAFAYSPPLYTTTTRTTSLQYGINEPQLIPGRRYAWRVKAKALLGAEEIGVFKNNGYSEIFSFDYEVYCTAPLGIKTDGISENQAKVSWSGNIDNFDYQVKYREKNSGSEWYSLVTPRENITISNLKANTTYEYTVGSSCDVGKYTHSTIKEFTTLVRDEIAFQGCGIKPDPKDLANKTPLKDLFPNDVVTAGDFPIVVLHSTGSNGTFSGDGYVTLPFLEKFRKLIDAADALAGENEKGESKGKIGENTRIRITFNNIGINTDFKLISGEIIASYDPNWSSMADLDGVFNDVFGSDGKPIEVKVNYEVKSAVLNPDGSTTITGTDGQITNVPKSAYNQVYTDNKGTTVTIPANGKGEPIITAAAPGGKATAANTNGVSSSGEVTQIYTSNAKITFKNSTDSKYAFDAKPGSGSQKLLDTYEKIPTSDGSTYNVNYKAVSNLKGPETFIATAIFKNGKTKDDIVFKTNTGTIVDANWKNDTEAEITVEQTLAFSKESIIATVKGVTKKDPDNATKTIEGKAEIAGKLNVWQLEKKPVISVTILSVNKASVPKASVMQDSLNSIYNKAGVEFKVSSQNVDINPLPNIIDCGDSNIVNVYTNAQNDIKNQIEASSTFTYNDETYYVIYTGKLGSNGYNGFMPLGGQYAFVFDNKLRTAAHELGHGIFGLKHPFTTDADKGKTNLLMDYGTGTVLSHNDWDIIHSGGWKFYGFQKSSSGGHVSSELSSLPARYKNNNNTYSFLTPSGIIITLPSTTKKVTFSTLDPFKYKFDGKNSGDYAPLGSLISFTTSTNNRYAYKGGNNEFVYECEECKENKQYNDQLSSALGKNLSKTIVAIPYYENSNIYLHFIVYPKKSDQNFNTNNINYGNPLNTFSIIEELNNSENLNQNYFDLIKDDDYFSNEITSSALSEFSIDFLEKYNTIASKYSPLSPLVVSSGFLFSEFDSSESNITCNINTIQEELDKIFQKIEEATKTKSRSVAITAYLRALSSDLIIKQLGQKYDLFRNGLQNTKDNKETTRKINSEIASSNTANQMAEIINKYDNCNLELINFENRIKAINLLEKTNNEEEIIKLINTVAYNSQTPQLLQKLFENKSKLFIKLWNRLDFSEFHLYINKITEYVKISDTSTPKENFSFSLNQNNNSGTDFNFIFNPDGTLKVELKRLPIYSSYVLAANAGFLAVPIEGINETIKTWNFTNLNQIVSITIPANGTFLEWENNQKTDVNIDVPAYYIAYLIHNKHLKQGMLAARVLGNLVAIVTSIPSGGQSLTAMEALTIVLSSSDLIIALNEDKIKELNGGTTFIEAWDTIMLVDGGIALTRLGISVIKSSAGKILKISFDLEKFKNALKTLSIEDSKIIKQLKEISPLLKRMGQETSQVIFNNKLLSYIEQSILKTKFTSMNKSILDFENWIIGKIGTTKVFEIDFATSGGFVKFTNIKSSLVKANDEVIGTLTEIRYADETGKIQEGSFNIMKSGDSVYVIKIANETNDFIRKISGTPLLAKFNSLSDEFKSLLMHDFGDASTDLFKELSKKDSELFTGWKKFRTNNPKEILCTN; encoded by the coding sequence ATGATAAAAAAAATACATTTATACCTGCTATTACTATGTTCCTTTTTAGGTTCTGGTGCGTATGCCCAAACTTATCCTGTTCGAATCACGACGCAGCTTATACAGCCCTCACCTATTTATTTGAGTAGCTATGCTGATGCGACAACGATAAACAGTCCGATTAAAATACAATTGGTACTGAACGATTTGACTATATCGAATCGTCAGGTACGATTGAAGATTTATTTTCAGGGTAACGGAATTGCCTTTAACACAAATGATTTTGTTGTAGGTGCAAAACCACTTTATCTTGAGGGAGGATTTCCGCTTCAATTAACAAATGTTGATTTGGCACCTTATTTTGAATATCAAAATTTATTGGGAATAAATCCTAATCAATACGCCCAGCCATTACCCGAAGGGATTTACAATATTTATGTTGAGGTTTATGATTTTGCGACCAACAAAAAATTGTCCAGCAAAACAGGTACTACAACCATTATTTTCCAGAATGAACCTCCTTTTTTAAACCTGCCTTTGAACAATGCTTCAATCATGCAGCAAAACATTCAGAACATTGTTTTTGGCTGGACACCAAGAAGTATAAACGTCAGCAATGTTGAGTATGAGTTTTCATTGGTTGAAATTTGGGATAAATACACTCCGGTTCAAAATGCCTTTGCCTATTCTCCCCCTTTATATACTACCACTACCAGAACAACGTCATTACAATATGGCATAAACGAACCTCAGCTAATTCCCGGCAGAAGATATGCCTGGCGTGTAAAAGCGAAAGCATTGCTTGGAGCCGAAGAAATTGGCGTATTTAAAAACAACGGTTACAGCGAAATTTTTTCATTTGATTATGAGGTATATTGTACAGCGCCATTAGGAATTAAAACTGATGGTATTAGCGAAAATCAGGCAAAAGTAAGCTGGAGCGGAAATATTGATAATTTTGATTATCAGGTAAAATACCGCGAAAAAAATTCGGGATCTGAGTGGTATAGTCTTGTAACTCCAAGAGAAAATATCACCATTAGCAATTTAAAAGCAAATACAACTTACGAATATACTGTTGGTTCATCTTGTGATGTTGGAAAATATACCCACAGTACTATTAAAGAATTTACAACACTTGTAAGAGACGAAATTGCTTTTCAGGGTTGTGGTATAAAACCGGATCCAAAAGATTTGGCTAACAAAACACCGCTAAAAGATTTATTCCCTAATGATGTCGTAACGGCCGGAGATTTTCCAATCGTAGTATTACATTCTACTGGCAGTAATGGAACATTCTCTGGTGATGGTTATGTAACATTGCCATTTTTAGAAAAATTCAGAAAATTAATTGATGCTGCAGATGCCTTAGCCGGAGAAAATGAAAAAGGCGAGTCAAAAGGCAAAATCGGTGAAAATACACGTATCAGAATTACGTTTAACAACATTGGAATTAATACCGATTTCAAATTAATTTCGGGAGAGATCATTGCCAGTTACGATCCTAATTGGAGCAGTATGGCAGATTTGGATGGTGTGTTTAATGATGTATTTGGTAGTGATGGAAAACCAATAGAAGTTAAGGTTAATTATGAGGTAAAATCAGCTGTTTTAAATCCTGATGGAAGTACAACTATAACCGGAACTGATGGACAGATTACAAATGTTCCAAAATCTGCTTACAATCAGGTTTATACAGATAATAAAGGAACAACCGTTACTATTCCTGCAAATGGCAAAGGTGAACCAATCATCACAGCTGCTGCCCCAGGTGGTAAAGCAACGGCCGCAAATACCAACGGGGTATCTTCTAGTGGCGAAGTAACACAAATATATACTTCTAATGCTAAAATTACCTTTAAAAACAGCACAGACAGTAAATACGCTTTTGATGCTAAACCAGGTTCAGGTTCACAAAAACTATTAGATACTTACGAGAAAATCCCTACCAGTGATGGTAGTACGTATAATGTAAATTATAAAGCTGTCTCAAATCTAAAAGGTCCGGAAACGTTTATTGCTACAGCTATATTTAAAAACGGAAAGACAAAAGATGATATTGTTTTTAAAACCAATACAGGAACTATAGTTGATGCTAACTGGAAAAATGATACCGAAGCAGAAATAACAGTTGAGCAAACATTGGCCTTCTCTAAAGAAAGTATTATTGCCACAGTAAAAGGCGTAACAAAGAAAGATCCTGATAATGCTACTAAAACTATTGAAGGTAAAGCTGAGATTGCCGGTAAACTAAATGTTTGGCAACTGGAGAAAAAACCTGTAATAAGCGTAACGATCTTAAGTGTAAACAAAGCAAGCGTTCCAAAAGCTTCGGTAATGCAGGATTCTTTAAACAGTATCTACAATAAAGCCGGAGTAGAATTTAAAGTAAGTTCTCAGAATGTTGATATAAATCCGTTACCCAATATAATTGATTGCGGAGACAGTAATATTGTTAATGTATATACCAATGCTCAAAATGATATTAAGAACCAGATTGAAGCAAGTTCTACTTTCACTTATAATGACGAAACCTACTACGTTATTTATACCGGTAAATTGGGCAGTAACGGATACAATGGTTTTATGCCTTTGGGTGGTCAGTATGCTTTTGTTTTTGATAACAAATTAAGAACAGCGGCACACGAACTGGGACACGGTATTTTTGGACTTAAACATCCATTTACAACCGATGCCGACAAAGGAAAAACTAATCTTTTAATGGATTATGGAACAGGAACTGTGTTATCTCACAACGACTGGGACATTATTCATAGCGGCGGATGGAAATTCTATGGTTTCCAGAAGAGTTCTTCTGGTGGACATGTTTCTTCAGAGCTTTCTAGTCTTCCAGCTAGATATAAAAACAATAACAATACATATAGTTTTTTAACTCCATCAGGAATAATCATAACATTGCCTTCAACTACCAAAAAAGTTACTTTTTCAACTTTAGATCCGTTTAAATATAAATTTGATGGAAAAAATTCCGGAGATTATGCTCCTTTAGGAAGCTTAATTAGTTTTACAACTTCAACAAATAATAGGTATGCTTACAAAGGGGGTAACAATGAATTTGTATATGAATGTGAAGAATGCAAAGAAAACAAACAATATAATGATCAATTAAGTAGTGCATTAGGTAAGAATTTATCTAAAACAATAGTAGCGATTCCATATTATGAGAATAGTAACATCTATTTACATTTTATTGTTTATCCAAAAAAATCGGATCAAAACTTCAACACAAATAACATTAATTATGGAAACCCATTAAACACTTTCTCTATAATAGAAGAACTGAATAATAGCGAAAATTTAAATCAAAATTATTTTGATTTAATAAAAGATGACGATTATTTTTCAAATGAAATCACAAGTAGTGCTCTATCAGAATTCTCGATTGATTTTCTGGAGAAATATAACACTATTGCTTCAAAATATAGTCCGCTTTCTCCTCTAGTTGTTTCAAGTGGATTTTTATTTTCTGAATTTGATTCTAGTGAAAGTAATATCACATGCAACATAAATACAATCCAGGAAGAATTAGACAAAATATTTCAAAAAATAGAAGAAGCTACAAAAACAAAATCTAGATCTGTTGCTATCACTGCGTATTTAAGAGCATTATCAAGTGACTTAATAATTAAACAATTGGGACAAAAGTATGATTTGTTTAGAAATGGGCTTCAAAACACTAAAGACAATAAAGAGACAACTCGTAAAATAAATAGTGAAATTGCCAGTTCAAATACAGCAAATCAAATGGCTGAGATTATTAATAAATATGATAACTGTAATCTTGAATTAATAAACTTTGAAAACAGAATAAAAGCAATAAATCTTTTAGAGAAAACTAATAATGAAGAGGAAATTATTAAATTAATAAATACTGTCGCTTATAATAGTCAAACACCACAATTGCTACAAAAATTATTCGAAAATAAATCGAAGCTATTTATTAAATTATGGAACAGGCTAGATTTTTCAGAGTTTCACTTATACATTAATAAAATTACCGAATATGTAAAAATTAGTGATACAAGCACTCCTAAAGAAAACTTTTCATTTAGTTTAAATCAGAATAACAATTCGGGAACAGACTTCAATTTTATATTTAATCCTGATGGTACATTAAAGGTTGAACTAAAAAGACTGCCTATATATTCTTCTTATGTATTAGCTGCAAATGCAGGATTTCTTGCAGTACCAATAGAAGGAATTAATGAAACAATAAAAACGTGGAATTTCACAAATCTAAATCAGATTGTAAGTATAACTATTCCGGCAAATGGTACATTTTTAGAATGGGAAAACAATCAAAAAACAGATGTAAATATAGATGTCCCGGCATATTATATTGCTTATTTAATTCACAATAAACATCTTAAACAAGGCATGCTTGCTGCTAGAGTTTTAGGTAATCTGGTAGCCATAGTAACTTCAATACCATCCGGCGGACAATCTCTTACAGCAATGGAAGCATTAACTATTGTCCTATCTAGCAGTGATTTAATAATTGCTCTAAATGAGGATAAAATTAAAGAATTAAATGGCGGAACTACATTTATTGAGGCTTGGGATACTATAATGTTAGTAGATGGAGGAATTGCCCTAACACGTTTAGGTATATCAGTAATTAAGAGTTCAGCCGGAAAAATTTTAAAAATAAGTTTTGATCTTGAAAAATTTAAAAATGCTTTAAAGACTTTATCCATTGAAGATTCTAAAATAATTAAACAATTAAAAGAAATTTCACCACTTTTAAAACGAATGGGGCAAGAAACTTCGCAAGTAATTTTTAATAATAAGCTGCTATCTTATATTGAACAATCTATACTAAAGACAAAATTTACATCAATGAACAAGTCAATTTTAGATTTTGAAAATTGGATTATTGGTAAAATCGGAACAACAAAAGTATTTGAAATTGACTTTGCAACGAGTGGCGGTTTCGTCAAATTTACAAATATTAAAAGTTCTTTAGTAAAGGCAAATGATGAAGTTATTGGGACGCTAACTGAAATACGTTATGCTGATGAAACTGGGAAAATACAAGAAGGCTCATTTAATATAATGAAATCTGGAGATTCTGTTTATGTAATAAAAATAGCCAATGAAACGAACGATTTCATACGTAAAATTTCTGGTACACCATTGCTTGCAAAATTTAATTCACTAAGTGATGAATTCAAAAGCCTTCTTATGCACGATTTTGGTGACGCTAGTACAGATCTTTTTAAAGAATTAAGTAAGAAAGATTCAGAACTATTCACTGGATGGAAAAAATTCAGAACTAACAATCCTAAAGAAATATTATGTACAAATTAA
- a CDS encoding SMI1/KNR4 family protein gives MRKLNLYPRMGDSNMRYIESIISENLPEYFKGFLKLNGGLSHYERYFIDHDETVWEVKNYLNYADLFKLTEEFLQNYHRKLVPFALDMGGWHFCLCLDEGPDYETILVNRWTDYLPEEQFLKIADNFEDFINKLKTEEEINL, from the coding sequence ATGAGAAAATTAAATCTATATCCAAGAATGGGGGACTCAAATATGAGATACATCGAAAGTATCATTAGTGAAAACTTACCTGAATATTTTAAGGGTTTTCTAAAATTAAATGGAGGATTGAGCCATTATGAAAGATATTTTATAGATCATGACGAAACTGTCTGGGAAGTTAAAAATTATTTAAACTATGCTGATTTATTTAAACTTACTGAGGAGTTTCTTCAAAATTATCATCGTAAACTTGTTCCTTTTGCTTTGGATATGGGAGGATGGCATTTTTGTTTATGCCTAGATGAGGGTCCAGATTATGAAACAATCTTAGTCAACCGCTGGACAGATTATCTTCCTGAAGAGCAATTTTTAAAAATTGCAGATAATTTTGAAGATTTTATAAATAAACTAAAAACTGAAGAGGAAATAAATTTATAA
- a CDS encoding SUKH-3 domain-containing protein, translated as MPNNQEDLKTTLIDAGWYEGRSIRQNIANSLLYEILPAKIQDFLSEFGDLKIHAENKIETMTIDTSHMDSKKVFDYHLFNVYKIGDKIDLSEDKSLVYYYSTLIGTQLYPVAELIEQCTVMMDENGNFYIINFLPELIWISNSTSDALTKIIFGSRGMAILNENTLEWMPPIGKELEYTLPINPNLKINPW; from the coding sequence ATGCCTAATAATCAAGAAGATTTAAAAACCACACTAATAGATGCTGGATGGTATGAAGGACGAAGCATAAGACAAAATATAGCAAATAGTCTTCTTTATGAAATATTGCCAGCAAAGATTCAAGATTTTCTTTCTGAATTTGGTGATCTGAAAATCCACGCCGAAAATAAAATAGAAACAATGACAATTGATACTAGCCATATGGATAGTAAAAAAGTTTTTGACTATCATCTTTTCAATGTTTATAAGATAGGCGATAAAATTGATTTATCTGAAGATAAAAGTCTTGTATACTATTATTCAACATTGATTGGTACGCAGTTATATCCAGTTGCAGAATTAATCGAACAATGCACCGTAATGATGGATGAAAATGGTAATTTTTACATTATTAATTTTTTACCAGAACTTATATGGATTTCTAATAGCACTTCTGACGCCCTTACTAAAATAATATTTGGTTCAAGAGGTATGGCAATTTTAAATGAAAATACTTTAGAATGGATGCCTCCAATAGGAAAAGAATTAGAATATACACTTCCTATTAATCCAAATTTAAAAATAAATCCCTGGTAG